From Granulicella sp. WH15, the proteins below share one genomic window:
- a CDS encoding multicopper oxidase domain-containing protein — protein sequence MDDSSLRPALTRRSFTRLSALAAGSSLLGRASAAQPVPLAEPDIRLEIAPYTLEASPKHRFRTVAYNGQVPGPLLRMRQGRQQTVEVRNLTADPEVVHWHGLFLPSSVDGAMEEGTPMIAPGATARYSFTPDPQGFRWFHTHTFAGKDMSKAQYGGQHGFLMIDAPDRPGAYDQEVFLALHDWGGRLAGGDDGSMNPTYEVSTINGKMLGAGEPVRVRQGERVLMHLLNSSPTEVHWVALAGHSFRVIALDGNAVPSPRTVPMLRLSPAERVSAIVEMNAPGVWVLGEVRKHIYDAGMGIVVEYSGAKGQPSWNQPEKLEWDYTQFASVDSAGAADAIRIELTFDSKFKGHGSQELWQINGKSYPHTDEPVLQAGRRYRLVLKNLSIDDHPIHLHRHTFEVRRVDGSAELAGLRKDVVLVRSKTTAEVEFLADHPGRTLLHCHQQDHMDRGFMMVFRYA from the coding sequence ATGGACGATAGTAGTCTCCGCCCTGCGCTCACTCGCCGGAGTTTCACCCGCCTCTCCGCGCTGGCGGCGGGCTCTTCCCTGCTTGGCCGAGCTTCTGCCGCGCAGCCTGTTCCACTCGCCGAGCCCGATATCCGCCTCGAGATCGCTCCGTACACCCTGGAGGCGTCGCCCAAACACCGCTTCCGCACCGTGGCCTACAACGGGCAGGTCCCCGGCCCCTTGCTGCGCATGCGGCAGGGCCGCCAGCAGACGGTCGAGGTGCGCAACCTGACCGCCGATCCCGAGGTGGTCCATTGGCATGGGCTCTTTCTTCCCTCTTCGGTCGATGGAGCGATGGAGGAAGGCACGCCGATGATCGCTCCGGGCGCGACGGCTCGCTACAGCTTTACCCCCGATCCGCAGGGATTTCGCTGGTTCCACACCCACACCTTCGCGGGCAAGGACATGAGCAAGGCGCAGTACGGAGGCCAGCACGGCTTCCTGATGATTGATGCTCCAGATCGACCCGGTGCATACGACCAAGAGGTCTTTCTGGCTCTGCACGACTGGGGCGGGCGTCTCGCAGGCGGCGACGACGGCTCCATGAACCCTACCTACGAGGTCTCGACCATCAACGGCAAGATGCTTGGAGCCGGAGAGCCGGTGCGGGTCAGGCAGGGGGAGCGGGTTCTGATGCATCTGCTCAACTCCAGTCCAACCGAGGTCCACTGGGTTGCGCTCGCCGGGCACAGCTTCCGCGTGATCGCGCTCGACGGCAATGCGGTGCCCAGCCCGCGTACTGTGCCGATGCTGCGCCTCTCGCCTGCCGAGAGGGTCTCGGCCATCGTCGAGATGAACGCGCCCGGCGTATGGGTTTTGGGTGAGGTGCGGAAGCATATTTACGATGCGGGGATGGGGATCGTGGTCGAGTACTCCGGAGCCAAGGGCCAGCCCTCTTGGAACCAGCCGGAGAAGCTCGAGTGGGACTATACGCAGTTTGCCAGTGTTGACAGTGCGGGTGCGGCCGATGCCATCCGGATCGAGCTGACCTTCGACTCCAAGTTTAAGGGCCACGGCAGCCAGGAGCTCTGGCAGATTAATGGGAAGTCATACCCGCATACGGATGAGCCGGTCTTGCAGGCCGGGCGGCGCTACCGGTTGGTGCTGAAGAACCTCAGCATCGACGATCATCCAATCCATCTGCACCGGCACACGTTCGAGGTGCGCCGGGTGGATGGCAGTGCCGAGCTTGCGGGGCTCAGGAAGGACGTTGTCCTCGTCCGTTCGAAGACCACGGCAGAGGTAGAGTTTCTGGCCGATCATCCCGGCAGGACTCTGCTGCACTGTCACCAGCAGGACCACATGGATCGGGGCTTTATGATGGTGTTTCGCTATGCGTAA
- a CDS encoding outer membrane beta-barrel protein, with product MNRNRSLATLAVAALVLACGSRAQAQAVATAKQAFQLSAFGGLSGVATGLYGGGNLSVTAGANLAFPGYFGFRPSVTLRGTYPVASGNVIGERNVLGGLQVERRYGRFHPYGDILFGRGQINYAPGYQLTYYTFDSQGNDILYTYTASSSNVISPGGGVDIDLTDHFAVKADVQYQHYNTPVTPITPSGHLWATSTTLGVVYRFDFNHHRHSRR from the coding sequence ATGAACCGGAATCGATCTTTAGCAACACTCGCGGTTGCAGCCCTTGTTCTCGCCTGCGGCTCGCGTGCCCAGGCCCAGGCTGTAGCAACCGCTAAGCAGGCGTTTCAACTCTCGGCTTTTGGAGGCCTCAGCGGCGTCGCCACCGGGCTCTACGGAGGCGGAAACCTCAGCGTCACCGCTGGAGCGAACCTGGCCTTCCCGGGCTACTTCGGGTTTCGCCCGTCGGTCACCCTACGCGGCACCTATCCTGTCGCTAGTGGAAACGTGATTGGAGAGCGAAATGTTCTGGGGGGATTGCAGGTGGAGAGGCGCTACGGGCGCTTTCACCCCTACGGCGATATCCTCTTTGGCCGTGGGCAGATCAACTACGCTCCGGGCTATCAGCTGACCTACTACACCTTTGATTCTCAAGGGAACGATATTCTCTATACCTATACCGCTTCCTCTTCCAACGTCATCTCTCCCGGCGGCGGCGTCGACATCGACCTCACCGATCACTTCGCCGTGAAGGCCGATGTGCAGTACCAGCACTACAACACCCCGGTTACACCGATCACGCCTTCGGGCCACCTATGGGCAACCTCCACAACTCTGGGTGTCGTCTACCGGTTCGACTTCAACCATCACAGGCACTCCAGGCGCTAA